The Rhizobium indicum genome has a segment encoding these proteins:
- a CDS encoding PAS domain-containing protein: MILEDLYRLLKSGHVQAQGIVDTMTQPIVVLDHNLCLTSANNAFVRTFEVERDDILGQNFFGLGNGQWDIAELRHLIATVIPKAAAVIGFEVTHDFAAIGKRTFLVDARRLIHPDNNSTNILILFDDVTERRRQDAERDFVIAETWHRLKNLFAVMRSIAMHTQTEDRTAAEYRDIFLGRFEVTLRAQEIASTDQTIDFEVLLRQSVGEPGVDHLHCDGPAVTLASSKVLAVGMIFHELGTNAVKYGALSVPDGQIYVAWALESGPRGRTFLVCKWQEKNGLPVAPPQRRGYGTELIEGTSAHLGGKVELKYDPDGLSATIKIPL, from the coding sequence ATGATCCTGGAAGACCTTTACCGCTTGTTGAAAAGCGGACACGTGCAGGCCCAGGGCATCGTCGATACGATGACCCAGCCGATTGTCGTACTGGATCATAATCTCTGTCTGACGAGCGCCAATAATGCATTCGTGCGGACCTTCGAGGTCGAGCGGGACGACATCTTGGGGCAAAATTTCTTTGGTCTAGGAAACGGTCAATGGGATATTGCCGAACTCCGGCACCTGATCGCGACGGTGATCCCAAAAGCCGCCGCCGTTATCGGCTTTGAAGTGACACACGACTTTGCCGCAATCGGGAAGCGGACGTTTCTCGTCGATGCGCGTCGTCTCATTCATCCCGATAATAACAGCACGAACATCCTCATTCTCTTCGATGATGTCACCGAGCGCCGGCGCCAAGACGCGGAGAGAGATTTCGTCATCGCGGAGACATGGCACCGCCTGAAGAACCTGTTTGCGGTAATGCGCTCGATCGCCATGCATACGCAAACCGAGGATCGCACTGCCGCCGAATATCGCGACATCTTCCTCGGACGGTTTGAGGTCACGCTTCGGGCGCAGGAAATCGCGTCTACCGATCAGACAATTGATTTTGAAGTACTGCTGCGGCAATCCGTTGGCGAGCCCGGTGTTGACCATCTTCATTGCGACGGCCCGGCGGTGACCCTTGCCAGTTCCAAGGTTCTTGCGGTCGGCATGATATTCCATGAACTCGGTACCAATGCCGTGAAATACGGCGCCTTGTCCGTTCCCGATGGGCAGATCTACGTTGCATGGGCACTCGAGTCTGGTCCGAGAGGCCGGACCTTTCTTGTCTGCAAGTGGCAGGAAAAGAACGGGTTACCTGTCGCGCCGCCTCAGCGCCGGGGTTATGGCACCGAGTTGATCGAGGGCACATCCGCTCATCTCGGCGGAAAGGTGGAACTAAAATACGATCCGGATGGTTTGTCAGCCACGATCAAAATCCCGCTGTGA
- a CDS encoding DUF2188 domain-containing protein has product MATITYHVSEHDGGFGYRLGDVWSETYPDHDSALAAAKSAAQRQHIEGRDAEISYQLADGRWQTEHADGGDRPDTEVVDDEQGNG; this is encoded by the coding sequence ATGGCGACCATCACCTATCATGTCAGCGAGCACGACGGCGGCTTCGGCTACCGTCTGGGAGACGTCTGGTCGGAGACCTATCCGGACCACGATAGCGCGCTCGCTGCCGCCAAGTCGGCGGCCCAGCGTCAGCACATTGAAGGCCGCGATGCCGAAATTTCATATCAGCTCGCCGACGGTCGGTGGCAGACGGAACATGCCGATGGCGGCGACCGCCCCGATACGGAGGTTGTCGACGACGAACAGGGGAACGGGTGA
- a CDS encoding DUF982 domain-containing protein, protein MDKVIEVDFKVTWQAPVFVRIGNGFRERVDGPDAALEALAHRWPECRSEVYGEAKLRCLEALVQHGSAETARSRFIEAAIAAGVFA, encoded by the coding sequence ATGGACAAGGTGATCGAGGTAGATTTCAAGGTGACATGGCAGGCACCCGTTTTTGTCAGGATTGGCAACGGCTTCCGGGAACGCGTGGATGGGCCGGACGCCGCGCTCGAGGCGCTTGCCCATCGGTGGCCCGAATGCCGAAGCGAGGTCTATGGCGAAGCAAAGCTTCGCTGTCTTGAGGCGCTCGTTCAGCATGGCAGTGCGGAGACCGCACGAAGCCGCTTTATCGAGGCCGCCATCGCAGCAGGCGTCTTTGCGTGA
- a CDS encoding response regulator encodes MENLAIELFAGKRVLIVEDEYFLADETRRKLEKAGATVIGPAAGVTAALDLVENEEIDAAILDVHLEGEFVFPVAEELERRDIPFVFATAFDPSVIPVKFTGFALCEKPTELGKIAEALFGQRPAEYH; translated from the coding sequence TTGGAAAATTTAGCCATCGAGCTCTTTGCAGGAAAGCGCGTACTGATCGTCGAAGACGAATATTTTCTGGCGGATGAGACACGGCGGAAGCTTGAGAAAGCCGGCGCAACAGTTATCGGTCCGGCCGCCGGTGTGACCGCCGCCCTGGATCTGGTCGAGAATGAGGAGATCGACGCGGCAATCCTTGATGTTCACCTGGAGGGCGAGTTCGTATTTCCGGTCGCGGAGGAGCTTGAGCGTCGCGATATCCCGTTTGTATTCGCCACAGCTTTCGACCCGTCGGTAATTCCCGTGAAGTTCACAGGCTTCGCGCTTTGCGAGAAGCCGACCGAATTGGGAAAGATCGCGGAAGCATTGTTCGGCCAGAGGCCTGCCGAATACCACTAG
- a CDS encoding DUF2934 domain-containing protein, whose product MSNGREEAVRQLAHAKWEREGKPDGRHEQHWQEAEAESKTGSSLPQVTQAVDDGHVQAGAKTDRMGGKSRGSGRTGSIKQVE is encoded by the coding sequence ATGTCAAACGGTCGCGAAGAAGCAGTCCGCCAGCTGGCTCACGCAAAATGGGAAAGGGAGGGCAAGCCGGATGGACGGCATGAGCAGCACTGGCAGGAAGCCGAAGCGGAATCGAAGACAGGCAGTTCCCTGCCTCAGGTAACGCAAGCAGTTGACGACGGTCACGTCCAAGCCGGGGCTAAAACGGATAGGATGGGTGGCAAATCGCGTGGCTCCGGCCGGACCGGTTCAATCAAGCAAGTCGAATGA
- a CDS encoding response regulator → MDDPAEIDVEGRRCVLVVEDEVLIAMELKAALIDEGFRVLGPAASVDHALDLVSEERPHAAVLDFNLVGEKVTPVALQLKALGVPFVLASAVHATELAAHPVLAGVANIGKPTDPKRLVEALKAFQT, encoded by the coding sequence ATGGACGACCCTGCGGAAATCGATGTTGAAGGCAGAAGATGCGTCCTGGTCGTAGAAGACGAAGTGCTGATTGCAATGGAACTCAAGGCGGCCTTGATCGACGAAGGGTTCCGGGTGTTGGGGCCGGCTGCATCGGTCGATCATGCTCTTGATCTGGTCAGCGAGGAGCGCCCCCATGCAGCGGTCCTGGATTTCAATCTCGTTGGCGAGAAAGTCACGCCCGTCGCTCTTCAGTTGAAAGCATTGGGGGTTCCGTTCGTCCTCGCCAGTGCAGTCCATGCCACCGAGCTTGCAGCCCACCCGGTGCTTGCCGGTGTCGCCAACATTGGAAAGCCGACGGACCCGAAACGACTTGTCGAGGCGCTGAAGGCGTTTCAGACCTGA
- a CDS encoding sigma-70 family RNA polymerase sigma factor, producing the protein MLNDDRPGFTDAELLDNMPALRSFARRFHSSASDIDDLVQETLAKAIAHSGKFQPGTRLRSWLFTIMRNTFCSKFKISKRERVGGIEDSAASASLPPSQIWEVRGHELEVAISTLPDNYRTAVDLVLIQGVSYEAAADRCGVPIGTIKSRVNRGRHHLTRVLDSE; encoded by the coding sequence ATGCTCAATGATGATCGCCCGGGTTTTACCGACGCGGAACTGCTTGATAATATGCCGGCTCTCCGAAGTTTTGCCAGACGCTTCCACAGCTCGGCGAGCGATATCGATGACCTCGTTCAGGAAACGCTTGCCAAAGCGATCGCGCATTCCGGGAAGTTTCAGCCTGGCACCCGGCTGCGCTCCTGGCTGTTTACCATCATGCGCAATACCTTCTGCAGCAAATTTAAAATATCTAAACGAGAACGGGTCGGTGGGATCGAAGATTCCGCCGCTTCGGCTTCGCTCCCGCCATCGCAAATCTGGGAGGTGCGCGGACACGAGCTGGAGGTCGCGATCTCTACCTTGCCGGACAACTATCGAACCGCCGTTGACCTGGTGCTTATTCAGGGTGTCAGTTACGAAGCCGCTGCAGACCGGTGCGGCGTTCCGATCGGGACAATCAAGAGTCGGGTTAACCGGGGCCGCCATCATCTGACGAGGGTCCTCGACAGCGAGTGA